The genome window GCAGCCCCCGGCAACCCCTTCGCTCCTTCGCACGCCGCCCAGGGCGGGCCCGTGCCGCCGCCCCCCGTCGGGCCCGAGGGGCCGGGGCAGGTGCCGTACGGCTATCCCCAGTACCCCGGACATCCGGGGTACGGCGCGCCCCACGGCTCCCAGGGCGCCGGCTACGGCTGGCCCGGTCTGCCCCTCCCGCCGAGCAACGGCATGGGGATCGCCTCGCTGGTGCTCGGCGTCATCTCCCTCGTCCTGTTCTGCCTCTGGCCGGTGGCCCTGATCGTCGGTGTGCTCGCCGTGATCTTCGGCATCATCGGCCGCCGCAAGGCGCGCCGGGGCGAGGCGACGAACGGAGGCATGGCCCTGGCCGGCGTCATCTGCGGAGCGGTCGGCTTCGTCCTGAGCGCCGTCCTGCTCATCGTCCTCCTCGCCATCCCGGACGACAGCGGCGACGACCCG of Streptomyces cynarae contains these proteins:
- a CDS encoding DUF4190 domain-containing protein — protein: MGAPVDPRGTVASGGGAPSVHARPTAAPPPGPVLPGTPPQGPWAGPYAAPGPGIAAPGNPFAPSHAAQGGPVPPPPVGPEGPGQVPYGYPQYPGHPGYGAPHGSQGAGYGWPGLPLPPSNGMGIASLVLGVISLVLFCLWPVALIVGVLAVIFGIIGRRKARRGEATNGGMALAGVICGAVGFVLSAVLLIVLLAIPDDSGDDPWTGTDDGYSTSLVTGAAG